ACTTCAGCATATGAAATCTTGGGAAATATCCgtcaaagaaaattatatgatagtGCAGCtaacttaaatcaaaattcttctCAATTTACTACTAAACAACAACCTTTTGaaacaatgtatacaaaaaatgatatttataaaaccaatgtcCGTAGCAGAGACTATAATTTTGAACAGTGGTCTAAGGctcattatacaaatgtatttaggCGACACCATGAAACTCGACAAAAACATACAAGAAACAAAATTAACGATGAATATGCAGAAAgacaaaattcatataatttattgacaattatggtctttgcaagtatttttattttaatttcaatgtttgaacacgtgaaaaaaatacttattgaacGCAATAGAGTAAAAAGAATTTCtgacaaaaatatacaagatgATTAACATAAAAGATGCGTATTATCGActatcaatgatatatcatccagataaaaataaaggaaGTGGAGAAGCTGCAAAAATTTTCCGTGATATAACTTCAGCATATGAAATCTTGGGAAATATCCgtcaaagaaaattatatgatagtGCAGCtaacttaaatcaaaattcttctCAATTTACTACTAAACAACAACCTTTTGaaacaatgtatacaaaaaatgatatttataaaaccaatgtcCGTAGCAGAGACTATAATTTTGAACAGTGGTCTAAGGctcattatacaaatgtatttaggCGACACCATGAAACTCGACAAAAACATACAAGAAACAAAATGAACGATGAATATGCAGAAAgacaaaattcatataatttattgacaattatggtctttgcaagtatttttattttaatttcaatgtttgaacacgtgaaaaaaatacatattgaacGCAATAGAGTAAAAAGAATTTCtgacaaaaatatacaagatgATTAACATAAAAGATGCGTATTATCGActatcaatgatatatcatccagataaaaataaaggaaGTGGAGAAGCTGCAAAAATTTTACGTGATATAACTTCAGCATATGAAATCTTGGGAAATATCCgtcaaagaaaattatatgatagtGCAGCtaacttaaatcaaaattcttctCAATTTACTACTAAACAACAACCTTTTGaaacaatgtatacaaaaaatgatatttataaaaccaatgtcCGTAGCAGAGACTATAATTTTGAACAGTGGTCTAAGGctcattatacaaatgtatttaggCGACACCATGAAACTCGACAAAAACGTACAAGAAACAAAATGAACGATGAATATGCAGAAAgacaaaattcatataatttattgacaattatggtctttgcaagtatttttattttaatttcaatgtttgaacacgtgaaaaaaatacttattgaacGCAATAGAGTAAAAAGAATTTCtgacaaaaatatacaagatgATTAACATAAAAGATGCGTATTATCGActatcaatgatatatcatccagataaaaataaaggaaGTGGAGAAGCTGCAAAAATTTTCCGTGATATAACTTCAGCATATGAAATCTTGGGAAATATCCgtcaaagaaaattatatgatagtGCAGCtaacttaaatcaaaattcttctCAATTTACTACTAAACAACAACCTTTTGaaacaatgtatacaaaaaatgatatttataaaaccaatgtcCGTAGCAGAGACTATAATTTTGAACAGTGGTCTAAGGctcattatacaaatgtatttaggCGACACCATGAAACTCGACAAAAACGTACAAGAAACAAAATGAACGATGAATATGCAGAAAgacaaaattcatataatttattgacaattatggtctttgcaagtatttttattttaatttcaatgtttgaacacgtgaaaaaaatacttattgaacGCAATAGAGTAAAAAGAATTTCtgacaaaaatatacaagatgATTAACATAAAAGATGCGTATTATCGAttatcaatgatatatcatccagataaaaataaaggaaGTGGAGAAGCTGCAAAAATTTTCCGTGATATAACTTCAGCATATGAAATCTTGGGAAATATCCgtcaaagaaaattatatgatagtGCAGCtaacttaaatcaaaattcttctCAATTTACTACTAAACAACAACCTTTTGaaacaatgtatacaaaaaatgatatttataaaaccaatgtcCGTAGCAGAGACTATAATTTTGAACAGTGGTCTAAGGctcattatacaaatgtatttaggCGACACCATGAAACTCGACAAAAACATACAAGAAACAAAATTAACGATGAATATGCAGAAAgacaaaattcatataatttattgacaattatggtctttgcaagtatttttattttaatttcaatgtttgaacacgtgaaaaaaatacttattgaacGCAATAGAGTAAAAAGAATTTCtgacaaaaatatacaagatgATTAACATAAAAGATGCGTATTATCGActatcaatgatatatcatccagataaaaataaaggaaGTGGAGAAGCTGCAAAAATTGTACGTGATATAACTTCAGCATATGAAATCTTGGGAAATATCCgtcaaagaaaattatatgatagtGCAGCtaacttaaatcaaaattcttctCAATTTACTACTAAACAACAACCTTTTGaaacaatgtatacaaaaaatgatatttaaccAATGTCCGTAGCAGAGACTATAATTTTGAACAGTGGTCTAAGGctcattatacaaatgtatttaggCGACACCATGAAACTCGACAAAAACGTACAAGAAACAAAATGAACGATGAATATGCAGAAAgacaaaattcatataatttattgacaattatggtctttgcaagtatttttattttaatttcaatgtttgaacacgtgaaaaaaatacttattgaacGCAATAGAGTAAAAAGAATTTCtgacaaaaatatacaagatgATTAACATAAAAGATGCGTATTATCGActatcaatgatatatcatccagataaaaataaaggaaGTGGAGAAGCTGCAAAAATTTTCCGTGATATAACTTCAGCATATGAAATCTTGGGAAATATCCgtcaaagaaaattatatgatagtGCAGCtaacttaaatcaaaattcttctCAATTTACTACTAAACAACAACCTTTTGaaacaatgtatacaaaaaatgatatttataaaaccaatgtcCGTAGCAGAGACTATAATTTTGAACAGTGGTCTAAGGctcattatacaaatgtatttaggCGACACCATGAAACTCGACAAAAACGTACAAGAAACAAAATGAACGATGAATATGCAGAAAgacaaaattcatataatttattgacaattatggtctttgcaagtatttttattttaatttcaatgtttgaacacgtgaaaaaaatacttattgaacGCAATAGAGTAAAAAGAATTTCtgacaaaaatatacaagatgATTAACATAAAAGATGCGTATTATCGActatcaatgatatatcatccagataaaaataaaggaaGTGGAGAAGCTGCAAAAATTTTCCGTGATATAACTTCAGCATATGAAATCTTGGTAAATATCCgtcaaagaaaattatatgatagtGCAGCtaacttaaatcaaaattcttctCAATTTACTACTAAACAACAACCTTTTGaaacaatgtatacaaaaaatgatatttataaaaccaatgtcCGTAGCAGAGACTATAATTTTGAACAGTGGTCTAAGGctcattatacaaatgtatttaggCGACACCATGAAACTCGACAAAAACGTACAAGAAACAAAATGAACGATGAATATGCAGAAAgacaaaattcatataatttattgacaattatggtctttgcaagtatttttattttaatttcaatgtttgaacacgtgaaaaaaatacttattgaacGCAATAGAGTAAAAAGAATTTCtgacaaaaatatacaagatgATTAACATAAAAGATGCGTATTATCGActatcaatgatatatcatccagataaaaataaaggaaGTGGAGAAGCTGCACAAATTTTCCGTGATATAACTTCAGCATATGAAATCTTGGGAAATATCCgtcaaagaaaattatatgatagtGCAGCtaacttaaatcaaaattcttctCAATTTACTACTAAACAACAACCTTTTGaaacaatgtatacaaaaaatgatatttataaaaccaatgtcCGTAGCAGAGACTATAATTTTGAACAGTGGTCTAAGGctcattatacaaatgtatttaggCGACACCATGAAACTCGACAAAAACATACAAGAAACAAAATGAACGATGAATATGCAGAAAgacaaaattcatataatttattgacaattatggtctttgcaagtatttttattttaatttcaatgtttgaacacgtgaaaaaaatacttattgaacGCAATAGAGTAAAAAGAATTTCtgacaaaaatatacaagatgATTAACATAAAAGATGCGTATTATCGActatcaatgatatatcatccagataaaaataaaggaaGTGGAGAAGCTGCAAAAATTTTCCGTGATATAACTTCAGCATATGAAATCTTGGGAAATATCCgtcaaagaaaattatatgatagtGCAGCtaacttaaatcaaaattcttctCAATTTACTACTAAACAACAACCTTTTGaaacaatgtatacaaaaaatgatatttataaaaccaatgtcCGTAGCAGAGACTATAATTTTGAACAGTGGTCTAAGGctcattatacaaatgtatttaggCGACACCATGAAACTCGACAAAAACATACAAGAAACAAAATGAACGATGAATATGCAGAAAgacaaaattcatataatttattgacaattatggtctttgcaagtatttttattttaatttcaatgtttgaacacgtgaaaaaaatacttattgaacGCAATAGAGTAAAAAGAATTTCtgacaaaaatatacaagatgATTAACATAAAAGATGCGTATTATCGAttatcaatgatatatcatccagataaaaataaaggaaGTGGAGAAGCTGCACAAATTTTCCGTGATATAACTTCAGCATATGAAATCTTGGGAAATATCCgtcaaagaaaattatatgatagtGCAGCtaacttaaatcaaaattcttctCAATTTACTACTAAACAACAACCTTTTGaaacaatgtatacaaaaaatgatatttataaaaccaatgtcCGTAGCAGAGACTATAATTTTGAACAGTGGTCTAAGGctcattatacaaatgtatttaggCGACACCATGAAACTCGACAAAAACATACAAGAAACAAAATTAACGATGAATATGCAGAAAgacaaaattcatataatttattgacaattatggtctttgcaagtatttttattttaatttcaatgtttgaacacgtgaaaaaaatacttattgaacGCAATAGAGTAAAAAGAATTTCTGACAaaaatatacaaggtgattAACATAAAAGATGCGTATTATCGActatcaatgatatatcatccagataaaaataaaggaaGTGGAGAAGCTGCAAAAATTGTACGTGATATAACTTCAGCATATGAAATCTTGGGAAATATCCatcaaagaaaattatatgatagtGCAGCtaacttaaatcaaaattcttctCAATTTACTACTAAACAACAACCTTTTGaaacaatgtatacaaaaaatgatatttataaaaccaatgtcCGTAGCAGAGACTATAATTTTGAACAGTGGTCTAAGGctcattatacaaatgtatttaggCGACACCATGAAACTCGACAAAAACATACAAGAAACAAAATGAACGATGAATATGCAGAAAgacaaaattcatataatttattgataattatggTCTttgcaagtatttttattttaatttcaatgtttgaacacgtgaaaaaaatacttattgaacGCAATAGAGTAAAAAGAATTTCtgacaaaaatatacaagatgATTAACATAAAAGATGCGTATTATCGActatcaatgatatatcatccagataaaaataaaggaaGTGGAGAAGCTTCAAAAATTTTCCGTGATATAACTTCAGCATATGAAATCTTGGGAAATATCCgtcaaagaaaattatatgatagtGCAGCtaacttaaatcaaaattcttctCAATTTACTACTAAACAACAACCTTTTGaaacaatgtatacaaaaaatgatatttataaaaccaatgtcCGTAGCAGAGACTATAATTTTGAACAGTGGTCTAAGGctcattatacaaatgtatttaggCGACACCATGAAACTCGACAAAAACGTACAAGAAACAAAATGAACGATGAATATGCAGAAAgacaaaattcatataatttattgataattatggTCTttgcaagtatttttattttaatttcaatgtttgaacacgtgaaaaaaatacttattgaacGCAATAGAGTAAAAAGAATTTCtgacaaaaatatacaagatgATTAACATAAAAGATGCGTATTATCGActatcaatgatatatcatccagataaaaataaaggaaGTGGAGAAGCTTCAAAAATTTTCCGTGATATAACTTCAGCATATGAAATCTTGGGAAATATCCgtcaaagaaaattatatgatagtGCAGCtaacttaaatcaaaattcttctCAATTTACTACTAAACAACAACCTTTTGaaacaatgtatacaaaaaatgatatttataaaaccaatgtcCGTAGCAGAGACTATAATTTTGAACAGTGGTCTAAGGctcattatacaaatgtatttaggCGACACCATGAAACTCGACAAAAACGTACAAGAAACAAAATGAACGATGAATATGCAGAAAgacaaaattcatataatttattgacaattatggtCTTTgctaagtatttttattttaatttcaatgttgAACANNNNNNNNNNNNNNNNNNNNNNNNNNNNNNNNNNNNNNNNNNNNNNNNNNNNNNNNNNNNNNNNNNNNNNNNNNNNNNNNNNNNNNNNNNNNNNNNNNNNGGTTGTTACagaatatttatctttatcgtcataattaatatcaataggtaGCATAGCATCACGttgatataacattttaaatggcGTGTATCCAGTGGAAGAATTCTGTGCCGTTCTATGTGCAAATAAGACACCTTGTAAAATATATGGCCATTGCATTACATTCTCCTGCAATACTttcaacaaacaatttttaattgtacgGTTTTGACGTTCAACCAGACCGTTGGCTTGCGGATGATACCCCGATGTAACTCGTTGTTCAGTCCCTGTGAGACGAAATAGCTCGTCGTTCAGGTTATTTACAATTTCTCTCCCCTGGTCgctaatttgtatttttggacACCCATGGC
The window above is part of the Acyrthosiphon pisum isolate AL4f unplaced genomic scaffold, pea_aphid_22Mar2018_4r6ur Scaffold_21141;HRSCAF=23138, whole genome shotgun sequence genome. Proteins encoded here:
- the LOC107885161 gene encoding dnaJ homolog subfamily C member 30, mitochondrial-like; amino-acid sequence: MINIKDAYYRLSMIYHPDKNKGSGEAAKIFRDITSAYEILGNIRQRKLYDSAANLNQNSSQFTTKQQPFETMYTKNDIYKTNVRSRDYNFEQWSKAHYTNVFRRHHETRQKHTRNKMNDEYAERQNSYNLLTIMVFASIFILISMFEHVKKILIERNRVKRISDKNIQDD
- the LOC100571884 gene encoding dnaJ homolog subfamily C member 30, mitochondrial-like; this translates as MINIKDAYYRLSMIYHPDKNKGSGEAAKIFRDITSAYEILGNIRQRKLYDSAANLNQNSSQFTTKQQPFETMYTKNDIYKTNVRSRDYNFEQWSKAHYTNVFRRHHETRQKHTRNKINDEYAERQNSYNLLTIMVFASIFILISMFEHVKKILIERNRVKRISDKNIQDD
- the LOC107885163 gene encoding dnaJ homolog subfamily C member 30, mitochondrial-like — translated: MINIKDAYYRLSMIYHPDKNKGSGEAAKIFRDITSAYEILGNIRQRKLYDSAANLNQNSSQFTTKQQPFETMYTKNDIYKTNVRSRDYNFEQWSKAHYTNVFRRHHETRQKHTRNKINDEYAERQNSYNLLTIMVFASIFILISMFEHVKKILIERNRVKRISDKNIQDD
- the LOC100570732 gene encoding dnaJ homolog subfamily C member 30, mitochondrial-like, giving the protein MINIKDAYYRLSMIYHPDKNKGSGEASKIFRDITSAYEILGNIRQRKLYDSAANLNQNSSQFTTKQQPFETMYTKNDIYKTNVRSRDYNFEQWSKAHYTNVFRRHHETRQKRTRNKMNDEYAERQNSYNLLIIMVFASIFILISMFEHVKKILIERNRVKRISDKNIQDD
- the LOC100570635 gene encoding uncharacterized protein LOC100570635: MIYHPDKNKGSGEASKIFRDITSAYEILGNIRQRKLYDSAANLNQNSSQFTTKQQPFETMYTKNDIYKTNVRSRDYNFEQWSKAHYTNVFRRHHETRQKRTRNKMNDEYAERQNSYNLLTIMVFA
- the LOC100571691 gene encoding dnaJ homolog subfamily C member 30, mitochondrial-like, which gives rise to MINIKDAYYRLSMIYHPDKNKGSGEAAKILRDITSAYEILGNIRQRKLYDSAANLNQNSSQFTTKQQPFETMYTKNDIYKTNVRSRDYNFEQWSKAHYTNVFRRHHETRQKRTRNKMNDEYAERQNSYNLLTIMVFASIFILISMFEHVKKILIERNRVKRISDKNIQDD
- the LOC107885162 gene encoding dnaJ homolog subfamily C member 30, mitochondrial-like, which translates into the protein MINIKDAYYRLSMIYHPDKNKGSGEAAKIFRDITSAYEILGNIRQRKLYDSAANLNQNSSQFTTKQQPFETMYTKNDIYKTNVRSRDYNFEQWSKAHYTNVFRRHHETRQKRTRNKMNDEYAERQNSYNLLTIMVFASIFILISMFEHVKKILIERNRVKRISDKNIQDD